In Candidatus Hamiltonella defensa 5AT (Acyrthosiphon pisum), one genomic interval encodes:
- the ispG gene encoding flavodoxin-dependent (E)-4-hydroxy-3-methylbut-2-enyl-diphosphate synthase, giving the protein MYNLSSIIRRKSTRIYVGKVPIGENAPISVQSMTNTKTTDVAATVAQIKALQSVGADIVRVSVPTMEAAEAFNQIKQQASVPLVADIHFDYRIALKVAEYGVDCLRINPGNIGSELRIRDVVASARHHGIPIRIGINGGSLEKDIQEKYKEPTPEALLESAMRQVSFLERLNFDQFKISVKASDVFLAIHSYRLLATRIDQPLHLGITEAGGARSGSIKSAIGLGILLSEGIGDTLRISLAADPTEEIKAGFDILKSLRIRSRGINFIACPTCSRQEFDVIGTVNALEKRLEDIVTPMDVSIIGCVVNGPGEALVSTLGVTGARNKSGFFEEGERKGRLDNQQIIDQLEAKIRAKAALLDKKNRIQINQL; this is encoded by the coding sequence ATGTATAACTTATCCTCCATCATTAGACGCAAATCGACCCGCATTTATGTAGGGAAAGTTCCTATTGGAGAGAATGCACCGATCAGCGTTCAATCCATGACCAATACAAAAACCACAGATGTGGCTGCGACGGTAGCTCAAATTAAAGCATTGCAATCTGTTGGTGCAGATATTGTAAGGGTTTCTGTACCCACTATGGAGGCTGCGGAAGCGTTTAACCAGATCAAACAACAAGCTTCTGTTCCATTAGTTGCTGATATTCATTTTGACTATCGTATTGCTCTAAAAGTAGCAGAGTATGGTGTAGATTGCTTACGCATTAATCCTGGTAATATTGGTAGTGAACTTCGTATTCGCGATGTTGTTGCCAGTGCACGTCATCACGGGATTCCAATCCGAATCGGTATTAACGGCGGTTCATTAGAAAAAGACATTCAAGAGAAATACAAAGAACCGACACCAGAGGCACTATTAGAATCGGCAATGCGCCAAGTCTCGTTTTTAGAACGCCTCAATTTTGATCAATTTAAAATCAGTGTAAAAGCATCAGATGTTTTTTTAGCTATCCATTCATACCGCCTTTTAGCAACTCGTATCGATCAACCCTTACATTTAGGCATAACAGAAGCGGGGGGGGCTCGTAGTGGCTCTATAAAATCCGCGATAGGTTTAGGAATCCTTCTCTCTGAAGGAATAGGAGATACTTTGCGCATTTCTTTGGCCGCCGATCCAACAGAAGAAATCAAAGCCGGCTTTGATATCTTGAAATCTTTGCGTATCAGGTCTCGAGGTATTAACTTTATTGCGTGCCCAACCTGTTCGCGTCAGGAATTTGATGTTATTGGTACCGTTAATGCGCTTGAAAAACGTCTAGAAGATATCGTCACTCCTATGGATGTTTCTATTATTGGTTGTGTTGTTAATGGCCCAGGTGAGGCGTTAGTGTCTACTTTAGGCGTCACTGGAGCACGTAACAAAAGTGGCTTTTTCGAAGAGGGTGAACGTAAAGGTCGACTTGATAATCAACAAATCATTGATCAACTCGAAGCCAAAATTCGTGCCAAAGCAGCCTTATTAGATAAAAAAAATCGGATTCAAATAAATCAACTTTGA
- the lepB gene encoding signal peptidase I yields MRRYLKKKKIHFFSIALLVCMAVVSIVKSFFLDFYIVPTASMSPTIHSGDLTLSLPYKDRRDKLYRGDVVIFHPSAFPSFIYVKRIVGVAGDTVSFNTNKEILVNRKPVRIEKEKNNFNIIYEGIQDRDGKTYQYMTDRNKPFIEPIYTTWHVPDGYVFVMGDNRDNSWDSRYWENPVGTPKELRGLLPTKNIISRYMETAINIPFFKEDFDFGRLGLNIMGDAQKKGEK; encoded by the coding sequence ATGAGGCGTTACCTGAAAAAAAAGAAAATACATTTTTTTTCTATCGCACTATTAGTTTGCATGGCAGTTGTAAGCATCGTTAAATCATTCTTTCTTGATTTTTACATTGTGCCGACAGCCTCAATGTCTCCAACCATCCATTCGGGCGATTTAACGCTCTCCTTACCCTACAAAGACCGCCGTGACAAGCTATACAGGGGAGATGTGGTGATATTTCATCCTTCTGCGTTTCCTAGCTTTATTTATGTTAAACGCATCGTTGGAGTTGCGGGGGATACCGTTTCTTTTAATACGAACAAAGAAATACTGGTTAACAGAAAACCCGTTAGAATTGAAAAAGAAAAAAACAATTTCAATATAATATACGAAGGAATACAAGATCGTGACGGTAAAACATATCAATATATGACCGACAGGAATAAACCGTTTATTGAGCCTATATACACCACTTGGCACGTTCCAGACGGGTATGTTTTTGTCATGGGAGACAACAGAGATAATTCTTGGGATTCTCGCTATTGGGAAAATCCAGTGGGTACACCGAAAGAATTGAGGGGCTTATTGCCGACAAAAAACATTATCAGTCGCTACATGGAAACCGCGATTAACATCCCATTTTTTAAAGAGGATTTTGATTTTGGACGCTTGGGATTAAATATAATGGGTGATGCTCAAAAAAAAGGAGAGAAGTAA
- the mobA gene encoding plasmid mobilization protein MobA: MSQSEKRKRTALIPSIRCFPEEKEHLKEKAQSAGLNLSTYLIRCGLNRRIKTHFDPELVMELSRLGSLQQRLFDEGKGVISEEYAQVFVAIQEAILTLGRAE, encoded by the coding sequence ATGAGCCAAAGTGAAAAACGAAAAAGAACGGCCCTTATTCCCAGTATTCGTTGCTTTCCAGAAGAAAAAGAGCATCTCAAAGAGAAAGCCCAATCGGCAGGTTTGAATTTAAGTACTTACCTCATTCGCTGTGGGTTAAATCGCAGAATAAAAACTCACTTTGATCCGGAATTAGTGATGGAATTGAGTCGATTAGGGTCTCTACAGCAACGTCTTTTTGATGAAGGGAAAGGGGTTATAAGCGAAGAATATGCACAAGTTTTCGTGGCTATCCAGGAAGCTATTTTAACCTTAGGGCGGGCAGAATAA
- a CDS encoding tyrosine-type recombinase/integrase encodes MRSCLTSVSSMFGCNEPLHFDWSSLTRDMIQVVLQRLLNEHKAPNTINLILCAIKGVAEEARASRLMDADNYHDVKNIKRIRGARISRGRMLECAEIKQLFTFLDIQTTGAAIRDAALISLMFGCGLRRSEVADLDIDHIDFENNKIDIHGKGNKERINYMPPETAKRMCLWVDSVRGDHSGPLFTRIRKNDDVTSDRLTTNGIGFIIKQLVTKLSLKSFTPHDLRRSYASLLLENGEDILTVKEALGHASVVTTQQYDKRSIKRLEAAALNFSFGKKHERDKVVDGIRTYETV; translated from the coding sequence ATGCGTTCCTGTCTGACTAGCGTTTCTTCGATGTTCGGGTGCAACGAACCGTTGCATTTTGACTGGTCCTCGCTGACGAGGGATATGATACAGGTGGTTCTCCAACGGCTACTGAACGAACACAAAGCCCCAAATACCATTAACCTCATTCTCTGTGCTATTAAAGGGGTTGCCGAAGAAGCCAGAGCGTCACGACTGATGGATGCAGACAATTACCATGATGTAAAAAACATAAAGAGAATTAGGGGCGCACGGATAAGTCGGGGTAGAATGCTGGAATGTGCTGAAATTAAACAGCTTTTTACTTTTTTGGATATTCAGACTACGGGAGCTGCGATACGGGATGCTGCGCTCATATCGCTCATGTTCGGCTGTGGGTTGAGGCGTTCAGAAGTGGCTGACCTCGATATAGACCATATTGATTTTGAAAATAACAAAATCGACATACACGGGAAAGGCAACAAGGAGCGGATCAACTATATGCCGCCTGAAACGGCTAAGCGAATGTGTCTGTGGGTAGACTCGGTGAGGGGCGATCATAGTGGACCACTATTTACTCGGATCAGAAAAAACGATGATGTAACCAGTGACAGGCTTACCACAAACGGAATTGGCTTTATTATTAAACAACTCGTTACAAAACTGTCACTTAAATCATTCACACCGCATGATTTACGGCGCTCCTACGCTTCATTACTACTGGAAAATGGCGAAGATATACTGACAGTGAAAGAAGCTCTGGGTCATGCCAGCGTGGTAACGACTCAACAATACGACAAACGGAGTATCAAGCGTTTAGAGGCTGCTGCGCTAAACTTTTCATTTGGAAAAAAACATGAGAGAGATAAGGTTGTGGACGGCATCAGAACATACGAAACGGTTTAA
- a CDS encoding reverse transcriptase domain-containing protein codes for MPMANVINQNYEQQLEWHAINWRVVTAMINNLRQRIYRASATGDLKKVRNLQKLMMKSRANHLLAIRKVTQVNRGKHTAGVDNQVINDHKGREHLYKLLSQTTSEKVYPVKRVYIAKKNGKKRPLGIPTILDRCRQAIVKSALEPYWEAKFEPVSYGFRPGRSAHDAIQKIFCIARARGTRHWVLDADIKGAFDNIDHNFLIKKIGGFPERNMIKQWLQAGVLEHGNYIPNVAGTPQGGIISPLLANIALHGMETLLGIQYWKNGTPKQGQPYAVVRYADDFVVFGKSREECETAKIKLQIWLA; via the coding sequence ATGCCTATGGCAAACGTAATAAATCAAAACTATGAACAACAACTGGAATGGCATGCTATTAACTGGCGTGTTGTGACAGCCATGATTAATAATCTAAGGCAAAGAATATATAGGGCTTCAGCAACAGGTGACTTAAAGAAAGTCAGAAATCTGCAAAAACTCATGATGAAATCAAGAGCTAACCATCTTCTGGCTATCAGGAAAGTCACTCAGGTCAATCGGGGAAAACACACGGCTGGAGTAGATAATCAGGTAATTAATGACCATAAAGGACGAGAACATCTTTATAAGTTATTAAGCCAAACAACTTCAGAAAAGGTTTATCCAGTAAAACGAGTTTACATAGCAAAAAAGAATGGAAAAAAACGCCCTCTTGGGATCCCAACCATTCTCGACCGCTGTAGACAAGCGATAGTTAAATCGGCGCTGGAACCTTATTGGGAAGCAAAATTTGAACCAGTCAGCTACGGATTTAGACCGGGGCGAAGTGCCCATGACGCAATACAAAAAATTTTCTGTATTGCCAGAGCACGAGGGACACGGCACTGGGTACTAGATGCAGATATTAAAGGCGCATTTGACAACATTGACCATAATTTTCTCATAAAAAAAATCGGGGGATTCCCCGAAAGAAACATGATTAAACAATGGTTACAAGCCGGTGTGCTGGAACATGGCAACTATATACCCAATGTTGCAGGTACTCCGCAAGGCGGGATTATCAGTCCACTACTGGCCAATATTGCACTCCACGGAATGGAGACCTTACTGGGTATTCAATACTGGAAAAACGGCACGCCAAAACAAGGGCAACCTTATGCAGTAGTTCGTTATGCGGATGATTTTGTCGTATTCGGTAAATCCCGTGAAGAGTGCGAAACTGCCAAAATAAAGTTGCAAATTTGGTTAGCTTAG
- a CDS encoding type II toxin-antitoxin system HicA family toxin, whose translation MNKRHQKILSDVFARPVNGSIKWKDIESLFIALGAEVHEREGSRIAVLLKKQKKIFHRPHPKPTTDKGAVNSIRVWLDSLGIRP comes from the coding sequence ATGAACAAACGACACCAAAAAATACTATCAGATGTGTTCGCCCGTCCGGTGAACGGATCGATAAAATGGAAAGATATTGAATCTCTTTTCATCGCTCTTGGTGCAGAAGTTCACGAAAGAGAAGGCTCGAGGATTGCCGTATTGCTAAAAAAACAAAAAAAAATCTTTCATAGACCCCACCCAAAACCAACTACTGACAAAGGGGCAGTTAATTCCATTCGGGTGTGGCTAGATAGCTTAGGAATCAGACCATGA
- a CDS encoding helix-turn-helix domain-containing protein: protein MKTRCIEHKIAIETIGARLKKAREASKLTQQTVADRLCLRLSTIQKIEENNLTPSFFLLLSSVIFVLMQNY from the coding sequence ATGAAGACTAGATGTATTGAACATAAAATTGCAATAGAAACAATTGGAGCTCGCCTAAAAAAAGCTCGCGAAGCATCAAAATTAACACAACAAACGGTAGCGGATCGTTTATGCCTAAGATTGTCTACCATTCAAAAAATTGAAGAAAACAATCTTACGCCCAGTTTTTTTCTGCTTTTGAGCTCGGTTATATTCGTTCTTATGCAAAATTATTGA
- a CDS encoding restriction endonuclease, whose amino-acid sequence MDFHFIVLLIGLVIPYLGVITLSPYAKVVRLYKKGNPEWATINVKIKSPFLNPYMTIPIIIITILAIFFMGYDYVFARLIVHYGVFEVRDALAIFRSENIINTYFNRDHINAYGYFIVGLIHAITLYLIALYATTSLYRYKQQTMFTGVIRQATQSKETLEFIRTLSWREFEEFVRELFKSKGFEAQTTKYGLDNVKDIILQKDGMKAIAQCKHWKTEQVGIAVAREMIGVLEADKEATHVFLVTSGSFSNDAILFRKQVADRLTLIR is encoded by the coding sequence ATGGATTTTCACTTTATCGTTTTATTGATTGGATTGGTGATCCCTTACTTGGGGGTGATAACCCTATCCCCGTATGCGAAAGTCGTTCGGCTTTACAAAAAAGGGAACCCTGAGTGGGCGACAATCAACGTTAAAATAAAATCTCCTTTTTTAAATCCGTATATGACGATACCTATTATTATCATTACGATATTAGCAATATTTTTTATGGGCTATGACTATGTTTTTGCACGGCTTATAGTTCATTACGGTGTTTTTGAGGTTAGAGATGCACTGGCGATATTTCGTAGTGAAAACATCATTAATACCTACTTCAACCGCGATCACATAAATGCCTATGGCTATTTTATAGTAGGCTTGATTCACGCCATCACGCTATATCTGATCGCCCTCTATGCAACAACCTCCCTGTACCGATATAAGCAACAAACCATGTTCACTGGCGTTATTAGGCAAGCCACGCAAAGCAAAGAAACTTTGGAGTTTATCCGAACGCTCTCTTGGCGTGAGTTTGAGGAATTTGTCAGGGAGTTGTTCAAAAGCAAAGGGTTTGAAGCCCAAACGACAAAGTACGGTCTAGACAACGTGAAAGATATTATCCTGCAAAAGGACGGCATGAAAGCCATTGCACAATGTAAACACTGGAAAACAGAACAGGTTGGAATCGCAGTGGCAAGGGAAATGATTGGCGTATTGGAAGCAGATAAAGAAGCCACTCACGTTTTTTTAGTGACTTCGGGATCGTTCTCGAATGACGCTATTCTATTCAGGAAACAAGTCGCTGACAGGCTCACGTTGATTAGGTAA
- a CDS encoding ParA family protein produces MAWIIAFISQKGGVSKSTLSRALAREATEGGLRTKIADLDIEQDTSVQWHRRRLKANIHPRVSVEAFSTAAHALSVSEDYDLLILDGPARASKGTLEISQVANLVVQPTGASLDDLVPAIKVFHGLVKAGIRKDKLVFALGRIGTDSEETDARAYIAEASYEVLEGCLFERPAYRQAQNKGYSVTETRYKGLNEKADQLIQSLINKVGEYG; encoded by the coding sequence ATGGCGTGGATTATTGCTTTTATCTCACAAAAAGGCGGTGTGAGTAAAAGTACTCTGAGCAGAGCATTAGCAAGAGAAGCCACAGAGGGAGGATTGCGCACAAAGATTGCCGATCTAGATATTGAGCAAGATACTTCTGTTCAATGGCACAGGAGACGTTTAAAAGCGAATATTCACCCTCGGGTTTCTGTAGAGGCATTTTCAACCGCCGCTCACGCCCTTTCAGTCTCAGAAGACTATGATTTACTTATCCTTGACGGCCCCGCTCGAGCCAGTAAAGGAACGCTCGAAATATCTCAGGTAGCTAATCTCGTTGTACAACCTACAGGGGCTTCTTTAGACGATCTTGTTCCTGCTATTAAAGTGTTTCATGGATTGGTAAAAGCAGGCATTCGAAAAGACAAACTCGTTTTTGCTTTAGGTCGAATAGGTACTGATTCTGAAGAGACTGATGCAAGAGCTTATATCGCAGAAGCGAGTTATGAAGTGTTAGAAGGTTGTTTGTTTGAAAGGCCTGCTTATAGACAAGCTCAAAATAAGGGTTATTCAGTAACAGAAACCCGTTATAAAGGACTTAATGAGAAAGCAGATCAATTAATTCAATCCTTAATTAATAAGGTAGGTGAGTATGGCTGA
- the pilW gene encoding type IV pilus biogenesis/stability protein PilW: protein MTLHIFWKIFLISSFLMGCTHISDKSREQAARQTRLQLGLEYLKQGDYKAARQNFEKALLENEEDYRAQLGMALYEQNVGENKAAHQRYQKILKLAPLNATVMNHYGTFLCKQGDYASAQEQFSAAVLSTDYIEIADNLENAGYCFFEAKQYKFAQMLISRALKYDAEKGRFLIEKAKKQFEFKKYDHAQFLLNVHQSVLPVCAEVLLLQIYLSYKFGDEDSVQNIGKQLARDFSHSKEYKDYLAHED, encoded by the coding sequence ATGACCCTTCATATATTTTGGAAAATTTTTTTGATCAGCTCTTTTTTAATGGGTTGTACACATATATCAGATAAATCACGCGAACAAGCAGCACGGCAAACACGTTTACAGTTGGGCTTAGAATATTTAAAACAAGGTGATTACAAAGCGGCGCGTCAAAATTTTGAAAAAGCACTGCTTGAGAATGAAGAGGATTATCGAGCTCAGTTAGGTATGGCTCTCTACGAACAAAACGTGGGAGAAAATAAAGCCGCCCATCAACGTTATCAAAAAATTCTGAAATTAGCACCGTTAAATGCTACGGTGATGAATCATTACGGTACTTTTTTATGTAAACAAGGAGATTATGCTTCTGCACAGGAACAGTTTAGTGCCGCAGTACTTTCAACAGATTATATTGAAATTGCAGACAACTTAGAAAATGCAGGGTACTGTTTTTTTGAAGCTAAGCAATATAAATTTGCTCAAATGCTGATAAGCAGAGCCTTAAAATATGATGCAGAAAAAGGCAGATTTCTCATAGAAAAAGCAAAAAAACAATTTGAATTTAAAAAATACGACCACGCTCAATTTTTGTTAAATGTGCATCAAAGTGTTTTACCTGTTTGTGCTGAAGTTCTATTGTTACAAATTTATTTATCCTATAAATTTGGAGATGAGGACAGCGTACAAAATATCGGCAAACAATTAGCGAGAGATTTCTCACACTCAAAAGAGTATAAAGATTATTTAGCCCATGAAGACTAG
- the ndk gene encoding nucleoside-diphosphate kinase: protein MAVERTFSIIKPKAVTKNVIGAIYTRFETAKLKIISAKMLLLTIEQAEGFYVEHKNRDFFTNLIQSITSGPVMIQVLEGENAVKRNREIMGETDPKKALAGTLRADFGDSLTDNALHGSDSLASAEREIAYFFKFDEIFSR, encoded by the coding sequence ATGGCAGTAGAACGTACTTTTTCTATCATCAAGCCGAAAGCGGTTACTAAAAATGTAATCGGCGCAATTTATACCCGTTTTGAAACAGCGAAATTGAAAATAATTTCAGCAAAAATGCTACTTCTAACGATAGAGCAAGCAGAAGGTTTTTACGTAGAGCACAAGAATCGCGATTTTTTTACGAATTTAATTCAATCAATAACATCAGGCCCAGTTATGATCCAAGTTCTTGAAGGCGAAAATGCAGTCAAACGAAATCGTGAAATCATGGGTGAAACCGATCCTAAAAAAGCCTTAGCAGGAACCCTTCGTGCAGATTTTGGAGACAGCCTGACAGACAATGCACTTCATGGCTCAGATTCCCTTGCATCTGCTGAACGTGAGATTGCTTATTTTTTTAAATTTGACGAAATTTTTTCCAGATAA
- a CDS encoding type II toxin-antitoxin system HicB family antitoxin: protein MNNTLKIEGHVAVINFDPEIEMFRGEFIGLNGGADFYAYSVEELKKEGTKSLAIFFDECSKDGVNPYKTFKGKVTTRLTPERHKALTVTAQAQGVSINELLNEGVDLVIQKHA, encoded by the coding sequence ATGAACAATACACTTAAAATTGAGGGCCATGTTGCCGTCATCAACTTTGACCCTGAGATCGAAATGTTTCGCGGTGAGTTTATCGGCCTCAATGGAGGGGCTGATTTTTACGCTTACAGCGTGGAAGAATTAAAAAAAGAGGGCACAAAATCACTGGCGATTTTTTTTGATGAATGCTCTAAAGATGGGGTAAATCCTTACAAAACCTTTAAAGGTAAGGTAACCACCCGATTGACCCCTGAGCGACATAAAGCACTTACTGTGACAGCGCAGGCGCAAGGGGTTTCAATCAATGAACTACTGAATGAAGGGGTTGATTTGGTTATTCAAAAACACGCTTAA
- a CDS encoding bifunctional tRNA (adenosine(37)-C2)-methyltransferase TrmG/ribosomal RNA large subunit methyltransferase RlmN has translation MSQLRPYSVSLSDIPVSIIPSESTLQTIKPTNKKINLLDFNRQKLRDFFVKIGEKPFRADQIMKWIYHYCYDDFSLMTDINKQLRDKLQKIAEIRAPEVAKEQSSSDGTIKWAIKVGDQQVETVYIPESDRATLCVSSQVGCALECRFCSTAQQGFNRNLSVSEIIGQVWRAAKIIGSLKSKGQRPITNVVMMGMGEPLLNINNVVPAMAIMMDDFGFGLSKRRVTLSTSGVVPALDKLGDMIDVALAISLHAPTDDIRNELVPINRKYNIETLLAAVRRYLTKSNANQGRVTIEYVMLNHVNDSLKQAHQLADCLKNTPCKINLIPWNPFPGADYGRSSNSRIDRFAKVLMQYDFTTIIRKTRGNDIDAACGQLAGDVIDRTKRTLKKNNRW, from the coding sequence ATGTCTCAATTAAGACCGTATTCTGTTTCGTTATCAGATATTCCTGTCAGCATAATCCCATCTGAAAGCACACTGCAGACTATCAAACCGACTAACAAAAAAATCAACTTGCTGGATTTTAATCGACAAAAACTACGGGATTTTTTTGTCAAAATAGGTGAAAAACCTTTTCGGGCTGATCAAATCATGAAGTGGATATATCATTATTGTTATGATGATTTTTCTTTGATGACAGATATCAACAAACAGTTACGTGATAAATTACAAAAAATAGCAGAAATTCGTGCGCCAGAGGTCGCGAAAGAACAAAGTTCTTCTGATGGCACCATTAAATGGGCAATAAAAGTGGGAGATCAACAGGTCGAAACCGTTTACATACCCGAATCAGACCGTGCAACCCTCTGTGTTTCTTCACAGGTCGGCTGTGCACTTGAATGTCGATTTTGTTCTACCGCTCAACAAGGCTTTAACCGAAACCTGAGCGTCTCCGAAATTATTGGCCAAGTTTGGCGTGCTGCTAAAATCATCGGTTCTTTAAAATCAAAAGGTCAACGCCCTATCACTAATGTTGTGATGATGGGTATGGGAGAGCCCTTACTGAACATCAATAATGTTGTGCCAGCCATGGCTATTATGATGGACGACTTTGGTTTTGGCTTATCTAAACGACGAGTCACATTGTCCACCTCTGGTGTTGTGCCTGCTTTAGATAAATTAGGTGATATGATAGACGTTGCACTAGCGATTTCTCTTCATGCCCCGACGGATGATATCCGCAACGAACTGGTTCCCATTAATCGTAAATATAATATTGAAACCTTGTTAGCAGCGGTTCGCCGTTACTTGACAAAATCTAATGCCAATCAAGGCAGAGTGACGATTGAATACGTCATGCTTAATCATGTGAATGACAGTTTAAAACAAGCTCATCAGTTAGCTGATTGTTTGAAAAATACTCCCTGCAAAATTAATTTAATTCCTTGGAATCCTTTTCCTGGTGCTGACTATGGACGTAGCTCCAATAGTCGGATAGATCGTTTTGCAAAGGTATTAATGCAATATGATTTCACGACGATTATACGTAAAACCCGAGGGAATGATATTGATGCTGCTTGTGGTCAATTAGCAGGAGATGTGATTGATCGCACCAAACGTACATTAAAAAAAAATAATAGATGGTGA
- a CDS encoding recombinase family protein encodes MLLGYARVSTDDQNLHLQLDALNLAGCEKIFEDRFSGAKSERPGLQNILDYARSGDTIVVWRLDRFSRSLKDLIDIVTLLGSKEIGLKSLQEAIDTSSSSGKLIFHLFGALAEFERNLIRERTQAGLKAARARGRHGGRPKALSQDKQALSVKLYDDKKHTVYQICEMMGISKPTLYKYIEAAKGNQ; translated from the coding sequence GTGCTACTCGGCTATGCGAGAGTGTCTACAGACGATCAAAATTTACATTTACAACTCGATGCACTCAATCTGGCTGGATGCGAAAAAATCTTCGAAGACCGTTTCAGCGGAGCGAAATCAGAACGCCCTGGTTTGCAAAATATTTTAGATTATGCCCGCTCTGGCGATACTATCGTCGTCTGGCGTTTAGATCGCTTCAGCCGTTCGCTCAAAGATTTGATTGACATCGTGACTCTTTTGGGATCAAAAGAGATTGGTCTAAAAAGTCTTCAGGAAGCCATCGATACTTCATCGAGCTCTGGTAAGCTCATTTTTCATCTCTTCGGGGCTTTGGCAGAATTTGAGCGAAACCTTATCAGAGAAAGAACTCAGGCGGGCCTCAAAGCGGCTCGTGCTCGAGGTCGGCACGGAGGGAGACCCAAAGCCTTGAGTCAAGATAAACAAGCTCTGTCGGTGAAGCTGTACGATGATAAAAAGCATACGGTTTATCAGATTTGCGAAATGATGGGGATTTCAAAGCCGACGCTGTATAAATATATCGAGGCTGCTAAAGGCAATCAATGA
- a CDS encoding group II intron reverse transcriptase, producing MKEGFDFLGFNIRHYDNRHRKRGYILLTKPSKESMKRYKQQMRMTWKGIIGMPTQEGIRQLNAKIIGWCNYYRIGASKRTFSALDQWMWIRQRRYLYRRHPNKHWWWRRKHYLGKIPGREDYSVFMDKSTGGFLWKHAWTKIQRHWLVPKNASPDNPELRDYWRNRQARKQPFIYGVKVNLYKRQKGYCPLCDQELDNGEQLHVHHIQPKAEGGDNKLANLRLLHANCHRQLHSKKGKMLK from the coding sequence TTGAAGGAAGGATTCGACTTCCTGGGATTTAATATACGACATTATGACAATCGCCACAGAAAACGGGGATATATATTGTTAACGAAGCCCTCAAAGGAGTCGATGAAAAGGTACAAACAGCAAATGAGAATGACCTGGAAAGGTATTATCGGTATGCCGACACAAGAAGGAATAAGACAACTGAATGCCAAGATAATAGGATGGTGTAATTACTATCGTATTGGTGCTTCAAAAAGAACATTCAGTGCATTAGACCAATGGATGTGGATCCGCCAACGTAGATATTTGTATCGACGTCATCCCAATAAACACTGGTGGTGGCGAAGAAAACACTACTTAGGCAAGATACCAGGTAGAGAAGACTATTCAGTATTTATGGATAAATCAACCGGTGGATTTCTTTGGAAGCATGCATGGACAAAAATACAGCGTCATTGGCTAGTTCCAAAAAATGCTTCCCCCGACAATCCGGAATTGCGTGACTATTGGCGTAATAGGCAGGCACGTAAACAGCCTTTTATTTACGGTGTCAAAGTTAACCTCTATAAGCGACAGAAAGGTTATTGTCCTCTCTGTGATCAAGAGTTGGACAATGGTGAACAATTGCATGTTCATCATATTCAGCCTAAAGCTGAAGGGGGTGACAACAAGCTGGCTAATCTAAGATTGTTACATGCTAATTGCCACAGACAATTACATAGCAAAAAAGGAAAAATGTTGAAGTGA